In one window of Maribacter sp. BPC-D8 DNA:
- the bioB gene encoding biotin synthase BioB gives MSEARHNWSKEEILEIYNMPLMELLYEAATVHRKNHDPNTVQVSTLLSIKTGGCPEDCGYCPQAARYHTDIEGNDLMAVSQVKAQALRAKASGSSRVCMGAAWRNVKDGPEFDQVLEMVRTINKLDMEVCCTLGMITENQAKRLAEAGLYAYNHNLDTSEDYYKDVISTRAFEDRLDTIENVRKSNVTVCSGGIIGMGEELEDRAGMLVALTSLNPQPESVPINALVAVEGTPMEDIEPVSIWDMIRMVATTRIVMPETQVRLSAGRTEMSREGQAMCFFAGANSIFAGDKLLTTPNPDVNEDMAMFKMLGLNPQKPFTKVSQPKTVEAEDSQLDSLGEKPKWSRPGHSIERNETAKQKAKVID, from the coding sequence ATGAGCGAAGCAAGACACAATTGGTCAAAAGAAGAAATTTTAGAAATATATAATATGCCTTTAATGGAGCTACTTTATGAAGCTGCAACTGTGCATAGAAAAAATCATGACCCTAATACGGTACAAGTTTCTACCTTACTTTCTATTAAAACTGGTGGTTGTCCAGAAGATTGTGGCTATTGTCCGCAAGCTGCTCGTTACCACACCGACATTGAAGGGAATGACCTTATGGCTGTTTCTCAGGTTAAAGCTCAAGCGCTTAGAGCAAAAGCATCAGGTAGTTCTCGTGTATGTATGGGTGCTGCATGGCGAAATGTAAAAGATGGTCCTGAGTTTGATCAAGTTTTAGAAATGGTGCGTACCATTAACAAGCTTGACATGGAGGTTTGTTGTACTTTGGGTATGATTACCGAGAATCAGGCAAAACGTTTAGCAGAAGCAGGCTTATATGCTTACAATCACAATTTAGATACTTCAGAAGATTATTATAAAGATGTAATTTCTACTCGTGCCTTTGAGGATCGTTTAGATACTATAGAAAATGTTCGTAAAAGTAATGTTACTGTTTGTAGCGGTGGTATTATTGGTATGGGTGAAGAGTTAGAAGATAGAGCAGGTATGTTAGTTGCTTTGACTTCATTGAATCCGCAACCAGAATCAGTGCCGATTAACGCACTAGTTGCTGTAGAAGGTACGCCAATGGAAGACATTGAGCCGGTTTCTATTTGGGATATGATTCGTATGGTAGCAACTACCAGAATTGTAATGCCAGAAACGCAAGTACGTTTATCTGCAGGTAGAACTGAAATGAGTAGAGAAGGGCAGGCAATGTGTTTCTTTGCCGGTGCAAATTCTATTTTTGCAGGCGATAAATTGTTGACTACTCCGAATCCTGATGTAAATGAGGATATGGCGATGTTCAAGATGTTAGGTTTAAATCCGCAAAAACCATTTACGAAAGTATCACAGCCTAAAACGGTAGAAGCAGAAGATTCTCAACTAGACTCTTTAGGTGAAAAACCAAAATGGTCTAGACCAGGTCACTCTATTGAACGTAATGAAACTGCAAAGCAGAAGGCTAAAGTTATTGACTAA
- a CDS encoding tRNA modification GTPase → MKKYLSIFLLSFLSFNTFAQITFEPGYIIDNSGEKINCFIKNNGWKNNPTKFEYKIDSNAEVQDGGIYNIAEFSIENGKKYIRKEIKIDRSKSILKRLSKIKEAEFTPETLFLEQLVDGDANLFYYEDSNLIRFFYNLNNASTTQLIYKKYLTENNRIGENTEYKKQLWDDLKCGNLSLNDVKSTDYKKSELLSFFTSYNQCKNPNYVIPTTSKRDNKDVFNLGIRAGLNSASMNFKSPQSSTNFELENNSSIRFGVELEAILPFNKNKWSLFIQPMYQTFEGQKQLEFQKVSVDYKSIETSIGVRHYFFLNPDSKIFLNSAFQIDTALDSKIDFESSSDFEIAPRTSFNFGLGFAHKNASIKLNYNPRRALLSNYAAISSDYKVLSIVLGYNFL, encoded by the coding sequence ATGAAAAAATATCTATCTATATTTCTATTGAGTTTTTTGAGTTTCAACACCTTTGCCCAAATTACTTTTGAACCAGGCTATATTATTGATAATTCTGGAGAAAAGATAAATTGTTTTATTAAGAACAACGGCTGGAAAAACAATCCAACAAAATTTGAATATAAAATTGATTCAAATGCTGAAGTACAAGATGGTGGAATCTACAACATAGCCGAATTCTCAATTGAAAACGGAAAAAAGTATATTAGAAAAGAGATTAAAATAGATAGGTCTAAATCGATTCTGAAAAGATTAAGCAAAATAAAAGAAGCTGAATTCACACCAGAAACCTTATTTCTTGAACAGTTAGTTGATGGTGATGCAAATTTATTTTATTATGAAGATAGTAATCTAATAAGGTTCTTTTACAACCTAAACAATGCTTCTACAACACAATTAATTTATAAAAAATACCTCACCGAAAACAATCGTATTGGAGAGAATACTGAATATAAAAAACAATTGTGGGATGACTTAAAATGTGGAAACTTATCTCTTAACGATGTAAAATCTACTGATTATAAAAAATCTGAATTACTTTCGTTTTTTACCTCATACAATCAATGTAAAAATCCTAATTACGTAATCCCCACTACTTCTAAAAGGGATAATAAAGACGTATTTAATTTAGGCATTCGCGCTGGTTTAAATTCTGCCTCTATGAATTTTAAGTCACCTCAATCAAGTACTAATTTCGAGCTAGAAAACAACTCTAGTATAAGATTTGGTGTCGAGCTTGAAGCTATTTTACCTTTTAACAAAAACAAATGGTCATTGTTTATCCAACCTATGTATCAAACATTTGAAGGTCAAAAACAATTAGAATTTCAAAAGGTCTCAGTAGATTACAAATCAATTGAAACTTCTATAGGAGTCAGACATTACTTTTTTCTTAATCCCGACTCTAAAATATTTTTAAATTCTGCATTTCAAATTGACACAGCTTTAGATTCTAAGATAGATTTTGAATCTAGTAGCGATTTTGAAATCGCACCTCGCACTTCTTTTAATTTTGGATTAGGTTTTGCTCACAAAAATGCTAGTATTAAACTAAACTATAACCCTAGAAGAGCATTACTCAGTAACTATGCGGCTATTTCGTCTGATTACAAAGTGCTTTCTATAGTGCTTGGCTATAACTTTTTATAA
- a CDS encoding regulatory protein RecX, protein MNQKTKGYTVQEATKKIESYCAYQDRCHKEVVSKLKEMGMIPLAVDTIIAQLIEDRFLNEERFAKSFARGKFNIKKWGKNRIVRELKFRNISKYNITTALKEIEPDAYLTALDDLAHKRLRQITETNIQKRRKKLADYLLYRGWESHLVYEKTFELIK, encoded by the coding sequence ATGAATCAAAAAACTAAAGGCTACACTGTTCAAGAAGCCACAAAAAAAATAGAAAGCTACTGTGCTTACCAGGATCGCTGCCACAAAGAAGTGGTTTCGAAATTGAAAGAAATGGGTATGATACCATTAGCAGTAGATACTATTATCGCCCAACTAATCGAAGACCGATTTTTAAATGAAGAACGCTTTGCCAAAAGTTTTGCCCGTGGAAAATTCAACATTAAAAAATGGGGCAAAAATAGAATTGTAAGAGAACTGAAATTTAGAAACATCTCTAAATATAATATTACCACCGCCTTAAAAGAAATTGAGCCCGATGCTTACCTGACAGCTTTAGATGATTTAGCTCACAAAAGATTACGGCAGATTACCGAAACCAATATTCAAAAGCGAAGAAAAAAATTAGCAGATTATCTTTTATACCGTGGTTGGGAAAGTCATTTGGTGTATGAGAAAACATTTGAGCTTATTAAATAA
- a CDS encoding gliding motility-associated protein GldE: MDPDPLLLLMTTLVVNGVFAMNIVVLCVLLVCSALISGAEVAMFGLSSTEVKELQDEKSAQSSILIKLLERPKKLLATILIANNAINIGVVLLFSIIGDTLFENVNQVWFGVVSVRFLLEVVVATFLILMFGEILPKVYANRNRMSFAHLMAYPLRVLDFIFSPLSLPMRSGTLFLYNKLGKQKSSLSVDQLSQALDLTSHGDTTKEEKKILEGIVTFGNTDTKQVMRPRIDIFALNEQMKFLEVLGEIKKNGYSRIPVFGENIDTVKGVLYVKDLLPYLDRKTFNWITLIREPYFVPENKKLDDLLGEFQEKKNHLAIVVDEYGGTSGLVSLEDIIEEIVGDISDEFDDEDLIFSKLDDFNYVFEGKTPLKDFYRVIKLEDSEIFEENKGESETLAGFVLEKAGSFPKRGEKIQFDSYTFVVEGMDKKRLKQIKVTLPHEE, from the coding sequence TTGGACCCAGACCCCTTACTGTTATTAATGACAACATTGGTTGTAAACGGTGTTTTTGCAATGAATATAGTTGTACTATGTGTACTGCTTGTTTGCTCTGCACTTATTTCTGGAGCAGAAGTAGCTATGTTTGGACTTTCATCAACCGAAGTTAAAGAGCTGCAAGACGAAAAATCGGCCCAAAGTTCAATTCTAATTAAGCTTCTAGAGCGTCCAAAAAAATTATTGGCCACCATTTTAATAGCAAATAATGCTATTAACATTGGCGTGGTGCTATTGTTTAGTATAATAGGAGATACTCTTTTTGAAAATGTAAATCAAGTATGGTTCGGTGTTGTATCGGTACGTTTTCTTTTAGAAGTCGTGGTTGCAACGTTTCTTATTTTAATGTTCGGTGAAATTCTACCAAAAGTATATGCCAACAGAAATAGAATGAGCTTTGCGCATTTAATGGCTTATCCGTTAAGGGTGTTAGATTTTATTTTTTCACCATTGAGTTTGCCAATGCGTTCTGGCACATTGTTTTTGTATAACAAGCTTGGTAAGCAGAAATCAAGTTTAAGTGTTGATCAGTTGTCGCAAGCATTAGATTTAACTTCTCATGGCGATACTACTAAAGAGGAGAAAAAGATTTTAGAAGGTATTGTAACCTTTGGTAATACAGATACCAAACAGGTAATGAGACCTCGAATAGATATTTTTGCTCTTAATGAGCAAATGAAGTTTCTTGAAGTTTTAGGGGAAATAAAGAAGAACGGGTATTCTAGAATTCCGGTTTTTGGTGAGAACATCGATACGGTAAAAGGAGTCTTGTATGTAAAAGATTTGTTGCCTTATCTAGATCGAAAAACCTTTAATTGGATAACCTTAATCAGGGAGCCTTACTTTGTGCCTGAGAATAAAAAATTAGATGATTTATTGGGTGAATTTCAAGAGAAGAAAAATCACTTAGCTATAGTTGTAGATGAATATGGTGGAACTTCTGGTTTGGTGTCTTTAGAAGATATTATCGAAGAAATAGTAGGTGATATTAGTGATGAGTTTGATGATGAAGATTTGATTTTTTCGAAATTAGATGATTTCAATTATGTTTTTGAAGGAAAAACGCCTCTTAAAGATTTTTATAGAGTCATTAAATTAGAGGATAGTGAAATCTTTGAAGAGAATAAAGGGGAATCAGAAACCTTGGCTGGTTTTGTTTTGGAAAAGGCAGGAAGCTTCCCGAAAAGAGGAGAAAAAATACAATTTGATTCCTATACTTTTGTAGTTGAGGGTATGGACAAGAAAAGATTAAAACAAATAAAAGTAACCTTGCCACATGAAGAGTAA
- a CDS encoding pyridoxal-phosphate dependent enzyme has product MTKKDLLDCHKRIAPYIHNTSVLKSRLIDKEINAQVFFKCENFQRAGAYKMRGATNAILQLSEELKKNGVVTHSSGNFAQALSLAAQSVGVTAHIVMPNTAPEVKKVGVREYGGKIYECEPTVKARQAYADEIGLKTGATFVHPSNDINVILGQGTAALELLQKQPDLDFIFCPVGGGGLIAGSALAATYFGNNCKVYGAEPYEADDAYRSLQSGKIESNETTNTIADGLKTMLGDKNFPIIKELVSGIVRITEDEIVVAMKLVWERMKIIIEPSSAVTVAAVLKQSKEQPEVFQNKKMGIIISGGNVDLSNLPF; this is encoded by the coding sequence ATGACAAAAAAAGACCTTTTAGATTGTCATAAACGAATAGCCCCTTATATTCATAATACATCCGTTTTAAAATCAAGATTGATTGATAAAGAAATCAATGCTCAGGTTTTTTTCAAATGCGAGAATTTTCAAAGGGCAGGAGCGTATAAAATGCGCGGTGCTACCAATGCTATTTTACAATTATCAGAAGAACTAAAGAAAAACGGAGTAGTAACGCATTCGTCGGGTAATTTTGCCCAAGCTTTATCATTAGCAGCACAGAGTGTTGGTGTTACCGCACATATCGTAATGCCAAATACCGCCCCAGAAGTTAAAAAAGTTGGAGTAAGGGAGTATGGCGGTAAAATTTATGAGTGTGAGCCAACCGTTAAAGCAAGACAGGCGTATGCTGATGAGATAGGATTAAAAACGGGAGCTACTTTCGTCCATCCATCCAACGATATTAATGTTATTTTAGGGCAAGGTACTGCAGCTCTAGAATTGCTTCAAAAACAACCCGATTTAGATTTTATATTTTGCCCAGTAGGCGGCGGCGGACTTATTGCCGGTTCTGCGTTGGCGGCTACATATTTCGGTAACAATTGTAAAGTTTATGGTGCAGAGCCGTATGAGGCGGATGACGCATACCGTTCTTTGCAAAGTGGTAAAATAGAAAGTAACGAAACAACAAATACCATTGCCGACGGATTAAAAACAATGTTGGGTGATAAGAATTTCCCTATTATAAAAGAACTGGTAAGCGGTATTGTTAGAATTACCGAAGATGAGATAGTCGTTGCTATGAAACTAGTGTGGGAGCGTATGAAAATTATTATAGAACCTTCTAGTGCGGTAACTGTGGCTGCAGTTTTGAAACAATCAAAAGAGCAGCCAGAAGTTTTTCAGAATAAAAAAATGGGTATTATAATATCTGGTGGTAATGTAGATTTATCTAATTTACCATTTTAG
- a CDS encoding Rne/Rng family ribonuclease, which produces MNRELIVRSSSQSVDFALLKDGKLTELHKEENSNDFSVGDIFLAKIRKPVTGLNAAFVNVGYEKDAFLHYHDLGPQLSSMLKFIKQVSTGKLNDYTLGNFPTETDIDKNGVITDVIKANQSLLVQIVKEPISTKGPRISSELSIAGRYLVMVPFSDRVSVSQKIASKEEKDRLKRLVRSIKPKGFGVIIRTVAEGQKVAELDKDLENLLNKWTAMCKKLQRAQTPSKVFVELNRASSILRDVFNDSFTGIHVDDDTLYNEIKDYVSEIAPEKESIVKHYNNNNVPIFEKFGIERQIKTSFGRTAAMSKGAYLIIEHTEALHVIDVNSGNRSNKAKNQEDTALEVNLLSASEIARQLRLRDMGGIIVVDFIDMVKPQHRKRLFEHLRDEMKDDRAKHKILPPSKFGLIQITRQRVRPEMNIKTTEEDPNNAGKEVEAPIVLIDKITSDLEKLLKGPAKDNSISLNIHPFIAAYITKGFPSMRTKWFLEYKRWIKIQPRDAYTYLEYRFKNKDGKTIY; this is translated from the coding sequence GTGAATAGAGAATTAATCGTAAGATCTAGTTCCCAATCTGTTGACTTTGCCTTGTTAAAGGACGGAAAACTCACTGAACTGCATAAAGAAGAAAATAGTAACGACTTTTCTGTAGGCGACATTTTTCTTGCCAAAATCAGAAAGCCGGTTACCGGACTTAACGCAGCGTTTGTAAACGTTGGTTATGAGAAAGATGCATTCTTGCATTACCACGACCTTGGTCCGCAGTTATCTTCCATGCTTAAGTTCATTAAACAAGTGAGCACAGGAAAACTAAATGATTACACTTTAGGAAATTTCCCGACCGAAACCGATATTGACAAAAACGGTGTTATTACCGATGTCATAAAAGCGAACCAATCATTATTGGTTCAAATTGTAAAAGAACCTATATCTACTAAAGGACCAAGAATTAGTTCTGAGCTATCAATTGCCGGACGTTACTTGGTAATGGTTCCTTTTTCTGACCGTGTATCTGTATCTCAAAAGATAGCGAGCAAAGAAGAAAAAGACAGGTTAAAAAGACTCGTTAGAAGCATTAAACCTAAAGGTTTTGGTGTTATCATTAGAACAGTCGCAGAAGGACAAAAAGTTGCAGAACTGGACAAAGATCTAGAAAACTTGCTGAACAAATGGACAGCAATGTGTAAAAAATTACAACGTGCTCAAACACCATCAAAAGTATTCGTAGAACTCAATAGAGCATCTTCTATTTTAAGAGATGTATTCAATGATAGTTTTACTGGAATACATGTAGATGACGACACCTTATACAATGAAATTAAGGATTATGTGTCGGAAATTGCTCCTGAAAAAGAGAGCATCGTTAAGCACTACAATAACAACAACGTACCTATTTTTGAGAAATTTGGTATTGAAAGACAAATTAAAACGTCTTTTGGCCGTACTGCCGCAATGAGCAAAGGCGCCTATTTAATTATAGAGCATACAGAAGCACTTCATGTAATAGACGTTAACAGTGGTAACAGATCCAACAAAGCCAAAAACCAAGAAGACACTGCCCTAGAGGTAAATCTTTTATCCGCATCAGAGATTGCAAGACAGTTACGTCTTCGTGATATGGGCGGTATTATAGTTGTAGATTTTATCGATATGGTAAAACCACAACATAGAAAAAGGCTATTTGAACATCTTAGAGATGAGATGAAAGATGATCGAGCCAAGCACAAAATACTACCTCCTAGTAAATTTGGTTTAATTCAGATTACCCGACAAAGGGTACGACCTGAAATGAATATTAAAACAACAGAAGAGGACCCTAACAATGCAGGGAAAGAGGTGGAAGCACCTATTGTTTTAATAGATAAAATTACATCGGACCTTGAAAAACTCCTTAAAGGACCTGCAAAAGACAACAGTATATCTCTAAATATACACCCGTTTATAGCAGCCTATATAACAAAAGGTTTTCCATCAATGAGAACAAAATGGTTCTTAGAATACAAAAGATGGATTAAAATTCAGCCGCGTGATGCGTATACGTATCTTGAGTACCGTTTTAAAAACAAAGACGGCAAAACAATATATTAA
- the mutY gene encoding A/G-specific adenine glycosylase gives MSFSSKILDWYHENKRSLPWRASTDPYKIWLSEIILQQTRVAQGTPYYLSFVENFPTVYDLANANEEQVLKLWQGLGYYSRARNLHAAAKMVVEQYDGKFPDNYKKLLTLKGVGDYTASAISSICFNEAQAVVDGNVYRVLSRYYGIDTPINSTEGIKYFKSLAQKVMDPANIRDYNQGIMEFGAIQCSPKKPLCLHCPLNDSCVALEKGLVDTLPVKLKKTKVRNRYFNFLIPIYKDAKGNQFTSIHQRIGKGIWQNLWQFPLLESDNVLEIDDVTIRYKEVLGDMKSNEIIVYNVNAIVHKLSHQHLHTKFWIVYINDDFADKIPVEKISDFPVPVLIADFIKAFKF, from the coding sequence ATGTCATTTTCGAGTAAAATTTTAGATTGGTATCATGAAAATAAGCGCAGTTTACCATGGCGCGCAAGTACTGATCCATACAAAATTTGGCTATCAGAAATTATTCTTCAACAAACACGTGTAGCTCAGGGAACCCCGTATTACTTGAGTTTTGTAGAAAATTTCCCCACGGTTTATGATCTTGCCAATGCGAATGAAGAACAAGTTTTAAAACTTTGGCAAGGACTCGGGTATTATTCGCGAGCTAGAAATCTTCATGCAGCTGCAAAAATGGTGGTCGAGCAGTATGATGGTAAATTTCCTGATAATTATAAGAAACTTTTAACACTGAAAGGTGTCGGTGACTATACCGCAAGTGCCATTTCGTCTATTTGTTTCAATGAAGCGCAAGCCGTAGTAGACGGAAATGTGTATCGAGTACTCTCTAGATACTATGGTATAGATACTCCTATTAATAGTACAGAGGGTATCAAATATTTTAAAAGCTTGGCTCAAAAAGTCATGGATCCCGCTAATATTCGAGATTATAATCAAGGTATTATGGAGTTTGGAGCCATACAATGCTCCCCAAAAAAGCCATTATGTTTGCATTGTCCTTTAAATGATAGTTGCGTTGCTCTAGAAAAAGGCTTGGTAGATACTTTGCCAGTGAAGTTAAAGAAGACAAAAGTGCGTAATCGGTACTTCAATTTTCTTATACCTATATATAAGGATGCTAAAGGGAATCAATTTACAAGTATACATCAAAGAATCGGTAAAGGTATTTGGCAGAATCTATGGCAGTTTCCTTTATTAGAGTCAGATAATGTATTAGAAATAGACGATGTCACTATTAGGTATAAAGAAGTACTTGGTGATATGAAGTCTAACGAGATAATAGTATACAATGTAAATGCAATCGTTCATAAATTGTCGCATCAACATCTGCATACGAAGTTCTGGATAGTATATATAAATGATGATTTTGCAGATAAGATTCCCGTTGAAAAAATAAGTGATTTTCCGGTGCCAGTTTTAATCGCAGATTTTATCAAAGCATTTAAATTTTAG
- a CDS encoding heavy-metal-associated domain-containing protein gives MKFKVLFLFVTIFTLATNVSFAQEDASLPDEIVNSISNTVLINIEGMACQEGCADKISSNLMETEGVVSSEISFENKNGLITFDPSIMTIEDIKAVITNTKVKDYTYTITSIIPQEN, from the coding sequence ATGAAATTCAAAGTATTATTTCTATTTGTGACCATATTCACACTAGCAACCAATGTTTCTTTCGCGCAAGAAGACGCCTCTTTACCTGATGAAATTGTAAACAGTATTTCTAATACGGTTTTGATCAATATAGAAGGCATGGCTTGCCAAGAAGGTTGTGCCGATAAAATTTCTTCTAACTTAATGGAAACCGAGGGTGTAGTTTCTTCAGAAATTAGTTTTGAAAATAAAAACGGACTTATAACTTTTGACCCTTCAATTATGACTATCGAAGATATTAAAGCTGTAATTACCAACACCAAAGTAAAAGATTATACATACACTATAACTTCAATTATTCCTCAAGAAAACTAA
- a CDS encoding cupin-like domain-containing protein, with the protein MKLADIPRVKHITKDNFINDYFKPQKPVVLEQAIEDWPAYNKWNLDYIKEVAGDITVPLYDDRPVQHKDGFNEPHAKMKMAAYVDLLKKEPTKYRIFLWNILKEVPALQKDYKFPDFGLRLLKGVPMMFFGGRDSYTFMHYDIDFANIFHFHFNGEKEVVLFPQSETEKLYKVPHSLITHESIDFSNPDYDKWPALKKANGFKTTLSHGEVLYMPEGYWHYMKYNTPGFSMSLRGLARNPKNLAKASYNIVIMRYYDVLMRKLKGQDWIDWKNKEAISRTNKNQKV; encoded by the coding sequence TTGAAGTTAGCAGATATTCCGAGGGTAAAACATATTACTAAGGACAACTTTATTAACGACTACTTTAAGCCTCAAAAACCTGTTGTTTTAGAACAGGCAATTGAAGACTGGCCTGCTTATAACAAGTGGAATCTAGACTATATTAAAGAAGTAGCCGGAGATATTACTGTGCCTTTGTATGATGATAGACCGGTGCAGCATAAAGATGGTTTTAATGAACCACATGCCAAAATGAAAATGGCAGCGTATGTTGATTTATTAAAGAAGGAGCCGACCAAGTATAGAATTTTTCTTTGGAATATTTTAAAGGAAGTGCCTGCGTTACAGAAAGATTATAAGTTCCCAGACTTCGGATTAAGACTTTTAAAAGGAGTGCCAATGATGTTTTTCGGCGGACGAGACTCGTACACTTTCATGCATTACGATATCGATTTTGCTAATATTTTTCATTTTCATTTCAATGGAGAAAAGGAAGTAGTATTGTTTCCTCAGTCAGAAACCGAAAAGCTTTATAAAGTTCCGCATTCTCTAATTACACATGAGAGTATAGATTTCTCGAATCCGGATTATGATAAGTGGCCTGCTTTGAAAAAAGCAAACGGATTTAAAACGACCCTTTCTCATGGTGAAGTTTTATATATGCCAGAAGGTTATTGGCACTATATGAAATACAATACTCCTGGTTTCTCAATGAGTTTACGAGGGTTAGCGCGTAATCCTAAGAATTTAGCTAAAGCATCGTATAACATTGTAATAATGCGTTACTATGATGTGCTAATGCGCAAATTAAAAGGGCAAGATTGGATAGATTGGAAAAACAAAGAAGCCATATCTAGAACCAACAAAAATCAAAAAGTGTAA
- the gldD gene encoding gliding motility lipoprotein GldD — MKSKSFVGFLVVFLLMVSCNDEPTLPKPKAKMRLEYPQGKLADLETENFSFKYNQLANAELNGDKAYTISYPEMNGAIFLSYKKIDGNLAQLINDSKRLSYEHAAKADNIVEQPYVNPNNKIYGALFEVQGNAASQSQFYVTDSTKHFLTGSVYFYTKPNYDSILPAASYLQNDIRGIIETLRWKK; from the coding sequence ATGAAGAGTAAGTCGTTCGTTGGATTTTTAGTAGTATTTCTTTTAATGGTTAGTTGTAATGATGAACCTACGCTTCCTAAGCCTAAGGCTAAAATGCGATTGGAATATCCTCAGGGTAAATTGGCAGATTTAGAAACCGAGAACTTTAGTTTTAAGTACAATCAATTAGCAAATGCAGAGTTGAATGGCGATAAGGCATACACTATCTCATATCCAGAAATGAATGGTGCTATTTTTCTAAGCTATAAAAAGATTGATGGTAATTTGGCTCAACTGATTAACGATTCTAAGAGACTTAGTTATGAGCATGCTGCTAAGGCAGACAACATAGTTGAGCAGCCGTATGTAAATCCTAATAATAAAATATATGGTGCTTTATTTGAGGTGCAAGGTAATGCCGCTTCACAATCTCAATTTTATGTAACCGATAGTACTAAACACTTTTTAACCGGTTCTGTATATTTTTATACAAAACCGAATTATGATTCTATTCTGCCTGCAGCGTCATATCTTCAGAATGACATTAGGGGAATTATAGAAACACTTCGTTGGAAAAAATAA
- a CDS encoding single-stranded DNA-binding protein — MSGTLNKVMLIGHLGDEVKMHYFEGGGSIGRFPIATNETYTNKSTGERVTNTDWHNVVVRNKAAEICEKYLSKGDKVYVEGRLKNRQWQGEDGNTRYSTEVHVQEFTFLTTKKEGMQNNGGSAPAAQKPASIENKAPSKASAPAPASPEEDDDLPF; from the coding sequence ATGAGCGGTACATTAAATAAGGTAATGTTGATAGGGCATTTAGGTGATGAAGTTAAAATGCATTATTTTGAAGGAGGCGGTAGTATTGGAAGATTTCCAATAGCTACAAATGAAACATATACCAATAAATCTACTGGTGAACGTGTTACAAATACAGATTGGCACAATGTGGTAGTTAGAAATAAAGCTGCTGAAATTTGTGAGAAATATTTAAGTAAAGGCGATAAGGTATATGTAGAGGGTAGATTGAAAAATCGTCAATGGCAAGGTGAAGATGGTAATACCAGATATTCAACTGAAGTACATGTACAAGAATTTACTTTTTTGACTACCAAGAAAGAAGGTATGCAAAATAATGGTGGTTCAGCGCCTGCTGCTCAGAAACCGGCAAGTATTGAAAATAAAGCACCGTCTAAAGCGTCTGCACCTGCACCTGCAAGTCCAGAAGAAGATGATGATTTACCATTCTAA
- a CDS encoding HU family DNA-binding protein, with product MTKAEIVSKISDKLGIEKGDVQATVESFMEEVKTSLESGDNVYLRGFGSFIIKTRAEKTGRNISKNTTIKIPAHNIPAFKPAKVFVEGVKSNVHVK from the coding sequence ATGACGAAAGCGGAAATTGTATCGAAGATCTCAGATAAGCTGGGAATTGAAAAAGGAGATGTACAGGCAACTGTTGAGTCTTTTATGGAAGAGGTAAAAACATCATTAGAAAGTGGTGATAATGTTTACCTAAGAGGTTTTGGTAGTTTTATCATTAAAACTAGAGCCGAAAAGACCGGTAGAAATATTTCCAAAAACACAACTATTAAAATACCCGCTCACAACATTCCAGCATTTAAGCCTGCAAAGGTTTTTGTAGAAGGAGTTAAGAGCAACGTACACGTAAAATAA